In the Juglans microcarpa x Juglans regia isolate MS1-56 chromosome 6D, Jm3101_v1.0, whole genome shotgun sequence genome, one interval contains:
- the LOC121235955 gene encoding general transcription and DNA repair factor IIH subunit TFB5: protein MVNATKGLFISCDIPMAQFIINLNASLPASQKFIIYVLDNTHLFVQTHVAEMIRSAMADFRDQNSYEKPT, encoded by the exons ATGGTTAATGCAACTAAAGGACTGTTCATTTCCTG TGACATTCCTATGGCACAATTCATTATCAATTTGAATGCCTCGTTGCCTGCATCACAGAAGTTCATTATATATGTCTTGGATAACACTCATCTTTTTGTGCAAACCCATGTGGCTGAAATGATACGAAGCGCCATGGCAGATTTTAGGGATCAGAATTCCTATGAGAAGCCTACGTGA
- the LOC121236085 gene encoding protein cornichon homolog 4-like, producing the protein MGDLYSWLISFFFLIALLVVVVYQLMCLADLEFDYINPYDSSSRINRVILPEFIAQGVLCLFYLATGHWFMSLFCVPYLYYNVRLYLRRQHLVDVTEIFNLLHWEKKLRLFKLFYLIFLLFLSIFWMILTALDEHE; encoded by the exons ATGGGTGATCTGTATTCGTGGCtcatctccttcttcttcctcatagCCCTACTCGTCGTCGTCGTTTACCAG CTTATGTGCCTGGCTGATCTTGAGTTTGATTATATCAACCCCTATGACTCTTCATCACGAATCAACCGAGTTATTTTGCCTGAATTCATTGCCCAAGGAGTGTTATGCTTGTTCTATCTTGCAACAGGGCATTGGTTTATGTCACTGTTTTGTGTCCCATACCTATACTACAATGTGAGACT GTACTTGCGAAGGCAGCACCTGGTAGATGTCACCGAGATATTTAACTTGCTCCATTGGGAAAAGAAGCTGCGGCTTTTCAAACTCTTCTATCTCATATTTCTACTCTTTCTCTCCATATTCTG GATGATTCTAACTGCTTTGGATGAGCACGAATAG